One genomic segment of Kiloniellales bacterium includes these proteins:
- a CDS encoding PspA/IM30 family protein: MKASRAIFVLEPDEVQADALRRYAERYAEAANWLIEEVMESHVTDQVQLHRLYYRRLREDYGLPAQSAVLCLKHVAFRIRQLGPTLPVSPTGPLPYDRHLHSLRSVDRLSLATLDGRVVLPCAFTGYVRAIPTVARGQLAYEEGDWIFAIRAELPDQAVEHARARKEAPMSDKLLSRISRLVSGVAHNALSQAEQAAPVPVMEQAVREIEEATAEVRTEIGKAEATKFNLERRISDLEAEHEELQAKVDLAIKDGKEALAEAGVARQLDIENQVALLKRAVADAVEDAAKLADSLNALQASRREAQDRLRDLRKAGNGGPGSGTPAAKRGAAAKAGAAIEKAQRLGEDLTGVPGETGEISSKDLEELAELRRKHQIRERLAKQKARLKKGS, from the coding sequence ATGAAGGCCAGCCGCGCGATCTTCGTCCTGGAGCCGGACGAGGTGCAGGCCGACGCGCTGCGCCGCTACGCGGAGCGCTACGCCGAGGCCGCCAACTGGCTGATCGAGGAGGTCATGGAAAGCCACGTCACGGATCAGGTTCAGCTGCACCGCCTCTACTACCGGCGCCTGCGGGAGGACTACGGCCTGCCGGCGCAGTCCGCGGTGCTCTGCCTGAAGCACGTCGCCTTCCGGATCCGTCAGCTAGGGCCGACCTTGCCCGTCTCGCCCACGGGTCCGCTGCCCTACGACCGGCATCTGCACAGCCTGCGCTCCGTGGATCGCCTGTCGCTGGCCACCCTCGACGGCCGCGTGGTCCTGCCCTGTGCCTTCACGGGCTACGTCCGCGCGATCCCGACGGTGGCCCGGGGCCAGCTCGCCTACGAGGAGGGCGACTGGATCTTCGCCATCCGGGCGGAGCTGCCGGACCAGGCCGTGGAACACGCGCGTGCGCGAAAGGAGGCACCGATGTCCGACAAGCTGTTGTCCCGCATATCCCGCCTGGTCTCAGGCGTCGCCCACAACGCCCTGTCGCAGGCCGAACAGGCGGCCCCGGTTCCGGTCATGGAACAGGCGGTCCGCGAGATCGAGGAGGCGACCGCCGAGGTCCGCACCGAGATCGGCAAGGCCGAGGCGACCAAGTTCAACCTGGAGCGCCGTATCAGCGACCTTGAAGCCGAGCACGAGGAGCTGCAGGCAAAGGTCGACCTCGCCATCAAAGACGGCAAGGAGGCGCTGGCCGAGGCCGGGGTCGCCCGCCAGCTCGATATCGAGAACCAGGTCGCCCTGCTCAAGCGGGCGGTCGCCGACGCGGTCGAGGACGCCGCCAAGCTGGCGGACTCCCTGAACGCCCTGCAGGCCAGCCGGCGCGAGGCCCAGGACCGCCTGCGCGACCTCCGCAAGGCCGGCAACGGCGGCCCCGGGTCCGGGACCCCGGCGGCCAAGCGCGGCGCCGCGGCCAAGGCCGGCGCCGCCATCGAGAAGGCGCAGCGGCTGGGCGAGGACCTGACCGGCGTGCCGGGCGAGACCGGCGAGATCAGCAGCAAGGACCTCGAGGAGCTGGCCGAGCTGCGCCGCAAGCACCAGATCCGCGAGCGCCTGGCCAAGCAGAAGGCCCGCCTGAAGAAGGGCTCCTGA
- a CDS encoding GNAT family N-acetyltransferase, with protein MILRPATTSDLDRLRHWDSQPHVAAASGSDDAFDWTAELPRRLAWRELLIAETEGRALGVIQIIDPAEEETHYWGEVEAGLRAIDIWIGEAADLGRGYGTEMMRLALARCFADPSVTAVLVDPLARNTRAHRFYERLGFWRVARRRFGADDCFVYRLERPRAPSGA; from the coding sequence ATGATCCTCCGCCCAGCAACCACCTCGGACCTGGACCGGCTCCGGCATTGGGACAGTCAGCCGCACGTCGCCGCCGCAAGCGGCAGCGACGATGCCTTCGACTGGACGGCGGAGCTACCGCGCCGCCTCGCCTGGCGCGAGCTGCTGATCGCCGAGACCGAGGGCCGTGCCCTCGGAGTCATCCAGATCATCGATCCTGCGGAAGAGGAAACCCACTACTGGGGCGAGGTCGAGGCGGGGCTCCGCGCCATCGACATCTGGATCGGCGAGGCGGCCGACCTCGGCCGTGGCTACGGGACCGAGATGATGCGCCTGGCGCTGGCGCGCTGCTTCGCCGACCCCAGCGTGACGGCGGTCCTAGTCGATCCGCTCGCGCGCAACACCCGCGCCCACCGATTCTACGAGCGGCTCGGCTTCTGGCGCGTGGCGCGCCGCCGCTTCGGCGCCGACGACTGCTTCGTCTACCGGCTCGAGCGCCCCAGGGCCCCCTCGGGGGCCTAG
- the thrC gene encoding threonine synthase — protein sequence MDYISTRGQAPALPFDEVLLTGLARDGGLYLPSAWPRFSPDEVRGFARLSYPELAGRVLAPFVSGVIPEPRFAEILEEAYAGFGHAAVAPLKQLGRRLWLLELFHGPTLAFKDYALQVVGRLFDEVLGARSRNHRITIIGATSGDTGSAAIEACRDRERVEIFILHPQGRVTEVQRRQMTTVEAPNVHNLAIEGSFDDCQDLVKAMFNDPDFREETALAGVNSINCARILGQIVYYFAAAAALGAPARRLSFAVPTGNFGNVYAGYAARQMGLPIERLIVASNVNDILTRFFESGAMVIDEVRATYSPSMDIQISSNFERLLYDLLGQDGRAVAETMTRFRASGRFELDRAAWQASLELFTGFRLDEAGTLAAIERIHRTTGELLDPHSAIGVAAAEARLDGLEGPVVALATAHPAKFPDAVETASGVRPQLPPRLADLYDREERLQVLPNDLAAVQEAIRRTRDLRGAA from the coding sequence GTGGACTACATCTCGACGCGGGGCCAGGCTCCCGCGCTGCCATTCGACGAGGTGCTGCTGACCGGGCTGGCGCGCGACGGCGGGCTTTACCTGCCCAGCGCCTGGCCGCGCTTTTCGCCGGACGAGGTCCGCGGCTTCGCCCGGCTGAGCTATCCGGAGCTCGCCGGGCGGGTGCTGGCGCCCTTCGTCTCGGGCGTGATCCCGGAGCCGCGCTTCGCCGAGATCCTGGAAGAGGCCTACGCCGGCTTTGGCCACGCCGCGGTCGCGCCGCTGAAGCAGCTCGGCCGGAGGCTCTGGCTGCTGGAGCTGTTCCACGGCCCGACCTTGGCCTTCAAGGACTACGCACTGCAGGTCGTCGGCCGGCTCTTCGACGAGGTCCTGGGCGCCCGCAGCCGTAACCACAGGATCACCATCATCGGCGCGACCTCGGGCGACACCGGCTCTGCAGCCATCGAGGCCTGCCGCGACCGCGAGCGGGTCGAGATCTTCATCCTCCATCCCCAGGGCCGGGTCACGGAGGTCCAGCGCCGCCAGATGACCACGGTAGAGGCGCCCAACGTCCACAATCTGGCGATCGAGGGCAGCTTCGACGACTGCCAGGACCTGGTGAAGGCCATGTTCAACGACCCGGACTTCCGCGAGGAGACCGCGCTGGCCGGCGTCAACTCGATCAACTGCGCGCGGATCCTGGGCCAGATCGTCTACTACTTCGCCGCCGCCGCGGCCCTGGGCGCGCCGGCGCGCCGGCTCAGCTTCGCGGTGCCGACCGGCAACTTCGGCAACGTCTACGCCGGCTACGCGGCGCGCCAGATGGGGCTGCCGATCGAGCGGCTGATCGTCGCCTCCAATGTCAACGACATCCTGACCCGCTTCTTCGAGAGCGGCGCCATGGTGATCGACGAGGTCCGGGCGACCTACTCGCCGAGCATGGACATCCAGATCTCCAGCAACTTCGAGCGCCTGCTCTACGACCTGCTCGGCCAGGACGGCCGGGCGGTGGCCGAGACCATGACCCGCTTCCGGGCCTCCGGCCGCTTCGAGCTCGACCGTGCCGCTTGGCAGGCCTCCCTGGAGCTTTTCACCGGCTTCCGCCTCGACGAAGCCGGCACCCTGGCCGCCATCGAGCGGATCCACCGGACGACGGGCGAACTGCTCGACCCGCACAGCGCGATCGGCGTGGCCGCGGCCGAGGCCCGGCTCGACGGGCTTGAGGGCCCGGTGGTCGCCCTGGCGACGGCGCATCCGGCCAAGTTCCCCGACGCGGTGGAGACGGCGAGCGGCGTCCGGCCGCAGCTGCCGCCGCGCCTCGCCGACCTCTACGATCGCGAGGAGCGCCTGCAGGTCCTGCCCAACGACCTGGCCGCCGTCCAGGAAGCGATCCGC
- a CDS encoding flotillin domain-containing protein, translated as MDYGSINDGIGIMTYVYIGLGFAVAMIAIGIIFAKLYVRSPKDVAFVRTGMSGQKVIKDGGALKIPIFHDITWVNLRTLRLEVQRKNESAMITLDRMRVDIGCEFYVRVKPDVQSIALAAQTLGERTLQSENLRELVEAKFVDALRGVAAQMTINDLHEKRSDFVQKVQNAVAGDLEQNGLELESVSLTTLDQTSSEYFNPNNAFDAEGLTRLTEITQLKAKERNEIEQETRIAIEQRNLDADRRAFEIKQEKDYAELEMTRNVANFAAQTRAETAEKEAEAKRLEQEAGIQSDLSVRRTQIESDRDVALANQEKSIIVANKSRDESKAEAEANEARAEAVRSEEQVKTVARVAEAERAKQVAIVAAKEDAEKNAVGVTVSAEAERTAAEDHAEATLTAARARAEAVKVEADADAARYTVEAEGQRGINEARNVLDNRIIALELKKALIEVLPEVMEAAMKPVEKIKDIRVIDMGGGLGGGVPANLNGGGNGKPGNGALAGLPGGGAGSLPDNIVQALMNYRMQAPLVDELLGELGFEPKAGLNGLVGSLSQQVKESGAAPKGSDTSSSAKSRGGPEDSQPPA; from the coding sequence ATGGACTACGGATCCATAAACGACGGTATCGGCATCATGACCTACGTCTACATCGGACTGGGCTTCGCCGTGGCGATGATCGCCATCGGCATCATCTTCGCGAAGCTCTACGTGCGCTCGCCCAAGGACGTCGCCTTCGTGCGCACTGGCATGAGCGGCCAGAAGGTGATCAAGGACGGCGGCGCCCTCAAGATCCCGATCTTCCATGACATCACCTGGGTCAACCTGCGCACCCTGCGCCTGGAGGTCCAGCGCAAGAACGAGAGCGCGATGATCACCCTCGACCGCATGCGGGTCGACATCGGCTGCGAGTTCTACGTGCGCGTCAAGCCGGACGTGCAATCCATCGCCCTCGCCGCCCAGACCCTGGGCGAGCGGACTCTGCAGAGCGAGAACCTGCGCGAGCTGGTCGAGGCCAAGTTCGTCGACGCCCTGCGCGGCGTCGCGGCCCAGATGACCATCAACGACCTGCACGAGAAGCGCTCCGACTTCGTCCAGAAAGTCCAGAACGCCGTCGCCGGCGACCTGGAGCAGAACGGCCTGGAGCTGGAGTCGGTCTCGCTGACAACGCTCGACCAGACCTCCTCGGAGTACTTCAACCCGAACAACGCCTTCGACGCCGAGGGCCTGACCCGGCTGACCGAGATCACCCAGCTGAAGGCCAAGGAGCGCAACGAGATCGAGCAGGAGACCCGCATCGCCATCGAGCAGCGCAACCTGGACGCCGACCGGCGGGCCTTCGAGATCAAGCAGGAGAAGGACTACGCCGAGCTGGAGATGACCCGCAACGTCGCCAACTTCGCCGCCCAGACCCGCGCCGAGACCGCCGAGAAGGAGGCCGAGGCCAAGCGCCTGGAGCAGGAGGCGGGTATCCAGAGCGACCTCTCTGTGCGCCGGACCCAGATCGAGTCCGACCGCGACGTCGCCCTTGCCAACCAGGAGAAGTCGATCATCGTCGCCAACAAATCGCGCGACGAGTCCAAGGCCGAGGCCGAGGCCAACGAGGCCCGGGCCGAGGCGGTCCGCTCAGAGGAGCAGGTCAAGACCGTGGCCCGCGTCGCCGAGGCCGAGCGCGCCAAGCAGGTCGCCATCGTCGCGGCCAAGGAGGACGCCGAGAAGAACGCGGTCGGCGTGACCGTGTCCGCCGAAGCCGAGCGCACGGCCGCCGAGGACCACGCCGAGGCGACCCTGACCGCGGCCCGCGCCCGGGCCGAGGCGGTCAAGGTCGAGGCCGACGCCGACGCCGCCCGCTACACGGTCGAGGCCGAGGGCCAGCGCGGCATCAACGAGGCCCGCAACGTGCTCGACAACCGGATCATCGCCCTCGAGCTCAAGAAGGCCCTGATCGAGGTCCTGCCAGAGGTCATGGAGGCCGCCATGAAGCCGGTCGAGAAGATCAAGGACATCCGGGTCATCGACATGGGCGGCGGTCTGGGCGGCGGCGTCCCGGCCAACCTGAACGGCGGCGGCAACGGCAAACCCGGCAACGGCGCCCTGGCCGGCCTGCCCGGCGGCGGCGCCGGCAGCCTGCCCGACAACATCGTCCAGGCGCTGATGAACTACCGCATGCAGGCGCCCCTGGTCGACGAGCTGCTGGGCGAGCTGGGCTTCGAGCCCAAGGCCGGACTCAACGGCCTGGTCGGCAGCCTGTCCCAGCAGGTCAAGGAGAGCGGAGCGGCGCCCAAGGGCAGCGACACATCCTCCAGCGCGAAATCTCGCGGTGGGCCGGAGGACTCTCAGCCCCCGGCCTAG
- a CDS encoding DUF1449 family protein, with product MNTLDFFLAPQNGPFTVAAVITLVIAIVQFLSLLLGLGVTEAMDELLPDLDAELDAEADIDADLDLGEPGILEQFFGWLNAGRVPMLVLLIIFLSSFAGTGYAVQAFATGFVGLLPSVLVGPLALAAAFPATRATSRVLGRVLPKDETYAITPEDLVGEIATVTLGPVERETAGKARVMDAHGNLHFVRVRSARPDASFDIGAEILLVRRDGSVFEAITPPAIFNA from the coding sequence ATGAACACGCTCGACTTCTTTCTGGCACCGCAGAACGGTCCCTTCACCGTCGCCGCGGTCATCACCCTGGTCATCGCGATCGTCCAGTTCCTGAGCCTGCTGCTCGGCCTCGGCGTTACCGAGGCTATGGACGAACTGCTGCCGGACCTCGACGCGGAGCTCGACGCCGAGGCCGACATCGACGCGGACCTCGACCTCGGCGAGCCCGGGATCCTGGAGCAGTTCTTCGGCTGGCTGAACGCCGGGCGCGTGCCGATGCTGGTACTGCTGATCATATTCCTGTCCAGCTTCGCCGGCACCGGCTACGCCGTTCAAGCCTTCGCGACCGGCTTCGTCGGGCTCCTGCCCTCCGTCCTGGTCGGGCCGTTGGCCCTGGCGGCCGCCTTCCCGGCCACCCGGGCGACCAGCCGCGTGCTGGGCCGGGTCCTGCCGAAGGACGAGACCTACGCCATCACCCCCGAAGACCTCGTGGGCGAGATCGCCACCGTGACCCTGGGACCGGTCGAGCGGGAGACCGCCGGCAAGGCCCGGGTGATGGACGCCCACGGCAACCTGCACTTCGTGCGGGTGCGGTCGGCCCGACCCGACGCGAGCTTCGACATCGGCGCCGAGATCCTCTTGGTGCGCCGCGACGGCAGCGTCTTCGAGGCCATCACGCCGCCCGCGATCTTCAACGCCTAG